TTAGTTTATTCCAGCAAAATAAAGATTACTCTGTTTTTCTGCTTACCACTCAAGTAGGTGGTGTTGGCTTAACACTAACTGCAGCAAGCAGAGTGGTCATCTTTGACCCTAGCTGGAATCCTGCAACTGATGCTCAAGCTGTGGATAGGGTTTACCGAATTGGACAGAAAGAAAATGTTGTAGTTTATAGGCTCATCACTTGTGGAACTgtagaggaaaaaatatacagaagacaGGTTTTCAAGGACTCATTAATAAGACAAACTACTGGTGATAAGAAGAACCCTTTCCGATATTTTAGTAAACAAGAATTGAGAGAGCTCTTTACAATTGAGGATTTTCAGAACTCTGCAACCCAGCTGCAGCTTCAGTCTTTGCATGCTGCTCAGAGGAGATCTGATAAGAACCTAGATGAACATATTGCCTTCCTGCACTCTTTGAGGATCGCTGGAATCTCAGACCATGACTTGATGTACACACGTGACCTGTCTGTTAAAGAAGAGCTTGATGTGATCAAAGACTCTCACTATATTCAACAAAGGGTTCAGAAAGCTCAATTCCTTGTTGAATGCGAGTCTCAAAATACAGAGCTCTTAATGGAAAGACAAAAAACGGGGAATGAGGGCATCTGGCTGAGAGAACCTGTATATCAAACAAAGAAGAAACATCCTGAAGTAAATAAACCACAGCCTCAGCCTTCATCTCGTCTACCTATTTATCACACCCAGGAAGAAGAAATCAGTTCTCTAATGGCCAGCGTAATCATTGATGATCTGCCCAAAGAGGGTGAGAAAGATCTCTCCAGGACAAAGATGAATGATACCATCCCACAAGATGGTAGGCACCCATGTGTAAGTACATTTGATGATGACTTTGTCACTACTTTACCCAAGGGGTGTGGAGATGTCAAAGAGATTTTCCCTGACTCTTTATCAGGGATGGCGCTACAAAAAGAGGCATCACAAGAGGGGTTTATGCAGAAGTCAGAGCAAGAGAGCCCTCTGGGAAGTTTTAATTATTTACCTAGCAAGTCAGCCAGTGTTGATCTTGGACCAAATCTAGATCAACTAGAGGATGATGAGATTTTACATCACTGCAATCCCTCGCCTGCTAATCCCAAAACAAAGGAATATCAAAGGCCAGAATTGAATGTATCTGTTATTAAAATAGCTGAtgatgacttagcagcagcccacAGTACACTGCAGGATGCTCAAACAAATGAGGCCAAATTGGAAGAGGAACCTTTAGCCTCTTCAGCACAGTATGCATGTGATTTCAATCTTTTCTTGGAAGACTCTGCAGACAATGGACAAAATCTTTCCAGTCAGTTTTTGGAGCACGTGGAGAAAGAAAATAGCTTGTGTGGCTCTGCAGCTAATTCCAGAGCAGAGTCAGTGCATAGCAAAGCATGTCTCAGTGTGGATCTTTCTGAGGAAGATGATGAGCCAGAAATAGTTAATGTGAATATCAGAAGAAAAGCCAGACGACTTGATTCAGATGACGAAGGTGAACATACTTTTAAAGATACTTCAAGCACAAATCCATTCAACACATCTCCCTTCCcatttttatctgtaaaacaatTTGATGCCTCAACTCCCAAAAATGACATCAGTCCACCTGGAAGTTTCTTTTCACCTAAAATATCTGAAAGTATAAATAAGTCTGTAAACTCTAGGAGATCCCTGGCTTCTAGGAGGTCTCTTATTAATGTGGTTTTAGACCACGTGGAGGATATGGAGGAAAGACTTGACAACAGCAGTGAAGCAAAGGTTGTTGAAGATTATCTGGAGGAAGGAGCAGAGGAGAGCGGTGATGAAGCCCCAGAGCATACAAAAGATCCTTCCAGAGAAACACTGTCTTCAGAAAATAAATCCAGTCAATTAAGTACATCTAAGCCTGGTGCTCTGGCTGAGGAGACCTCTCCAGGTGACCCTGAGCCTTTGTCTGGTGGACAGTTGGTTGACTCTCCCCAGGATGAGGCAATGGAGGCTGTGAATGACTATGACACTCTTGTCTTGCATGGAAAAGAACTGAAAGAGTGTGGAAAAATACAGGAGGCCTTAGACTGCTTAGTTAAAGCACTTGACATAAAAAGCTCAGATCCTGAAGTCATGCTCATGACTTTAAGTTTGTATAAACAACTTAATAAAACTTGAGAATAAAACCTGTTTTATAGTATTTTAGAGCAAAACTTGAGTATGAGGTAATTTGTTCCCATAATTGGATTCTTTGGGAGCATGAAGCCTTCAGGCTTAAGGTGAGAGAACTCAAAAAGTGAGTTTTTGTTCTAACTTTTTTTGCAAATTTTGTATTTACCACCTGCTCCTGCTTTCCATCATACATATATTTTGGTATTCTGAGCACTAGGTTAATATTTCTTTACTCAagtattcttatatttttcttttaggcaTATTCTGTAAACTTAATAGAACTATGTTATTTCTAGAGAAGTTTTTGTAACATTACTCTGGCCATTTTAAATTTGAGAATGTCAATTTTGTATATCACAGTCcagatattaataatattaaagttACTTTTCTCCAGCATTTTTCATTCAGTTTCTTTCACTGAGATGGTTGATATTGACAAATACATGTAAAAATCATTTAGGCAGAAGTCTGTCATTAGTATTCCAGATCTAAGACCCACTTAACATGCACTAGCATGTAGGCTGTTGGTTTACTACAGCCAGCCTGGGGTAAGGTACCTGGTGCTGGGCTGCTTTATCACTAGTGCCCTACCCTGGAGTCCCTTTGCAGACCATTTGGCCATCCGTCAGTCACCACCATATCACACGTCATATCTTCAGGTTGTAGACTGAAAAGGAGTTTGGTTCCCTCCTAAAAACAAAAAGTGCAGCATAGCATTCTGTGCTCTATCACTGAAGAGTTTATCAAGTACCATCTGTGTATTAGGTACTCTACATAGGTTTCTTGTTTAATCCCTACCGTAATCCTTTGAGGTCAAGGGtagcatttccattttttaattgaaatggcTTGGTGAGACTGTGatctgcccaagatcacacagtaagGGGTGAAATGGATTGTTAACCATGTGTTACCTAGTAACAAGCCACTATAATAACTGAGCTGCTTTTACTCACATTTCTGACACCAAATGTGGGGTTTTTCCACACCTTAGCagttctccatttctttgcagaCACCAACTGGCTATTCTACAATTGAACTTAATTCTGACACTCCCTGGACTAGAGTCAAACTGCACACAGGTTTAAGGACTCACTCCCATAAGACTGCCCTCACGTCAGATACTAGTATTAGGGTCCCGTGTTATCCACACTTCTCTTCAGCTTGGCTACAAATGGAGGGTTCCTGAGGATGGCTGCTTCTTCAGGTTCAGTAATTTGTTTGAGCAGTGCATAGAACTTAGGAAAACCTATTATTACTGGTTTTTATAACTACAACTCAGAAACAGCCAAGTGAAAGAGATGCATGGG
The nucleotide sequence above comes from Capricornis sumatraensis isolate serow.1 chromosome X, serow.2, whole genome shotgun sequence. Encoded proteins:
- the ERCC6L gene encoding DNA excision repair protein ERCC-6-like, with product MEVSRGFSEAGPLSPEQAASYLRYVKEAKEATKNGDLEEALKLFNLAKDIFPNEKVMSRIQKIQEALEELAEHGDDEFIDVCNSGLLLYQELHNQLYEYQKEGVAFLYSLYRDGRKGGILADDMGLGKTVQIIAFLSGMFDASLVNHVLLIMPTSLISIWLREFVKWTPGMRVKTFHGPSKDERTRNLCRIQQRNGVIITTYQMLINNWQQLSSLNGQEFLWDYVILDEAHKIKTSSTKSAICARAIPASNRILLTGTPIQNNLQELWSLFDFACQGSLLGTLRTFKMEYENPITRAREKDATPEEKALGFKISENLMAIIKPYFLRRTKEEVQKKKSNNPEAQLSEKSPDVGAICEMPSLSRKNDLIIWIRLVPLQEEIYRKFVSLDHIKELLMETRSPLAELGVLKKLCDHPRLLSARACGLLNLGAAKFSVQDEIEGEDSSDVDHIDQISDDTLMGESGKMVFLMDLLKKLRDEGHQTLVFSQSRRILNIIERLLKNRHFKILRIDGTITHLVEREKRISLFQQNKDYSVFLLTTQVGGVGLTLTAASRVVIFDPSWNPATDAQAVDRVYRIGQKENVVVYRLITCGTVEEKIYRRQVFKDSLIRQTTGDKKNPFRYFSKQELRELFTIEDFQNSATQLQLQSLHAAQRRSDKNLDEHIAFLHSLRIAGISDHDLMYTRDLSVKEELDVIKDSHYIQQRVQKAQFLVECESQNTELLMERQKTGNEGIWLREPVYQTKKKHPEVNKPQPQPSSRLPIYHTQEEEISSLMASVIIDDLPKEGEKDLSRTKMNDTIPQDGRHPCVSTFDDDFVTTLPKGCGDVKEIFPDSLSGMALQKEASQEGFMQKSEQESPLGSFNYLPSKSASVDLGPNLDQLEDDEILHHCNPSPANPKTKEYQRPELNVSVIKIADDDLAAAHSTLQDAQTNEAKLEEEPLASSAQYACDFNLFLEDSADNGQNLSSQFLEHVEKENSLCGSAANSRAESVHSKACLSVDLSEEDDEPEIVNVNIRRKARRLDSDDEGEHTFKDTSSTNPFNTSPFPFLSVKQFDASTPKNDISPPGSFFSPKISESINKSVNSRRSLASRRSLINVVLDHVEDMEERLDNSSEAKVVEDYLEEGAEESGDEAPEHTKDPSRETLSSENKSSQLSTSKPGALAEETSPGDPEPLSGGQLVDSPQDEAMEAVNDYDTLVLHGKELKECGKIQEALDCLVKALDIKSSDPEVMLMTLSLYKQLNKT